The Procambarus clarkii isolate CNS0578487 chromosome 39, FALCON_Pclarkii_2.0, whole genome shotgun sequence genome window below encodes:
- the LOC123760364 gene encoding discoidin domain-containing receptor 2, with translation MDTLRQLLLLSSLTLLPASGLHTGQCEAALGMQSFAIPDERLSASSYFDAAVNAVYGRAHVEAGGGAWCPREMIHGEGQEFLEVDLGVLHVITKVEVQGRFGNGQGKEFARHYKLQLWRPGLDHWVTFTDGRGQELLEGNTNTYLAKTSQLSPPVIAARVRFLPYSDHPRTVCMRVELYGCQYSEGIVSYSMPDGDPRGGDAALTDLTYDGTRTDGFLSGGLGQLTDGEMGHTNFRVDALGMGRGYEWIGWKNTTRHGQPVEITFQFDSIRNLSAVHIYANNLFTKDAQVFSHARVLFSVGGERFHSQAAVEYEYMVDRIFENARNVTIRLRNTVAKYVKLELYFALKWIMISEVSFDSVPCHCNLTEEEIMAPVATEKMNEERFVEERTHVVPAQETPALLLGGVICLALIFGMLPVALGVKYYHKWLSRKSNKKSPLSSETGMDSRKVSMKMKDLHINVNLSPVSNGYAKAKGKLYGHVTMDEETTAMYQEPFKGPIHNPGYYTLGHTVTTSEMPLKCPLPTDTDDSVDYAIPDVNMTPPPPFSEVYAPPPPVPLTQPPATLPTVCGLRDPPLVPPVPTLPPPPDQEYYTAPLLCQPSNIQGVTGTVIYAVADDTGLGKDRRVPEVPRTHIRVVENLGEGVFGVVQLCEVKDAAGVGCRRLAMKSLKVGASEGAKDDFRKECRLLSRVDNPNIVKVLGVVSTSEPLCVLLEYTDYGDLYQFLRVHLTEGVSTLPFTTTPATISEPPVLSYGALIYIVTQIASGMKYLEALNVVHRDLATRNCLVGSGLTLKITDFGMSRPLYTSDYYRLSGSRALLPIRWMAWESILQGRFSTKSDVWAFGVTLWEILMMGRRQPYDELSDDGVLENVAHCYHGDGSGMIVLPQPPLCPRDLYEMMTACWRPNDRQRPPFWEILMFLQRKNLGYTLDYLQ, from the exons ATGGACACTCTACGTCAACTTCTACTGCTCTCCTCTCTGACTCTGCTTCCCGCCTCCGGCCTCCACACTG GTCAGTGCGAAGCCGCCCTGGGCATGCAGTCCTTCGCCATCCCTGACGAGCGGCTCTCAGCGTCCTCATACTTCGACGCCGCTGTCAACGCCGTCTACGGCAG AGCCCATGTGGAGGCCGGAGGCGGagcctggtgccctcgggagatgATCCACGGAGAAGGGCAAGAGttcctggaggtggacctcggGGTTCTTCACGTCATTACGAAGGTGGAGGTCCAGGGCAGGTTCGGTAACGGCCAGGGGAAGGAGTTCGCGAGGCACTACAAACTGCAGCTCTGGCGGCCAGGACTCGACCACTGGGTCACCTTCACTGACGGTCGAGGCCAAGAG ctgCTGGAGGGTAACACCAACACGTACCTGGCCAAGACCTCGCAGCTGAGTCCACCCGTTATAGCGGCCAGGGTCAGGTTCCTGCCCTATAGCGACCACCCCAGGACCGTCTGtatgagggttgagctctacggcTGCCAGTactcag AGGGCATTGTGTCGTACAGTATGCCGGACGGAGACCCGAGGGGCGGCGACGCGGCTCTGACCGACCTGACGTACGACGGGACGCGCACGGACGGGTTCCTCTCCGGGGGCCTGGGTCAGCTGACTGACGGGGAGATGGGTCACACTAACTTCAGAGTGGACGCCCTGGGCATGGGAAGAG GATATGAGTGGATTGGCTGGAAGAACACGACTCGACACGGCCAGCCAGTCGAGATCACCTTCCAGTTCGACTCCATCAGGAACCTCTCCGCCGTTCACATCTACGCCAACAATCTCTTCACTAAGGACGCTCAG GTGTTCTCCCATGCACGGGTGCTGTTCAGCGTGGGAGGAGAGCGCTTCCACTCCCAGGCCGCGGTGGAGTACGAGTACATGGTCGACCGCATCTTTGAGAACGCTCGGAACGTCACTATCAGACTCCGTAACACCGTGGCCAAGTACGTCAAGTTGGAGCTCTACTTCGCCCTCAAGTGGATCATGATCTCCGAAGTCTCGTTCGATTCGG TTCCATGTCACTGCAACTTGACGGAGGAGGAGATTATGGCGCCCGTGGCAACTGAGAAGATGAATGAGGAGAGATTTGTAGAAGAGCGCACCCACGTGGTCCCGGCCCAAGAGACTCCGGCTCTACTGCTGGGCGGCGTCATATGTCTTGCCTTAATATTTGGCATGTTGCCTGTGGCCCTCGGGGTAAAGTATTACCACAAGTGGCTCTCAAGGAAGTCCAATAAGAAATCGCCATTATCTTCCGAAACTGGCATGGACTCCAGAAAGGTTTCCATGAAAATGAAAGATTTGCACATCAATGTAAATCTTTCGCCTGTATCCAATGGATATGCTAAGGCGAAGGGAAAGTTGTACGGGCATGTGACGATGGACGAGGAGACTACAGCCATGTACCAGGAACCCTTTAAGGGACCCATACACAACCCAGGCTACTACACGCTGGGACACACCGTCACGACCTCAGAGATGCCGCTCAAGTGTCCGCTACCCACCGACACCGATGATTCTGTAGACTACGCCATCCCGGATGTAAACATGACGCCGCCTCCGCCATTTTCTGAGGTTTATGCTCCACCTCCGCCCGTACCACTGACGCAACCTCCGGCAACCTTGCCTACAGTGTGCGGTCTCAGAGACCCGCCTCTGGTTCCGCCTGTCCCGACTCTTCCCCCACCTCCTGATCAAGAGTACTACACTGCGCCGCTCTTGTGTCAACCCTCAAACATTCAAGGCGTGACAGGAACTGTCATTTATGCTGTGGCGGATGACACCGGCCTTGGTAAGGATCGCAGGGTGCCAGAGGTGCCTCGAACTCATATTCGTGTTGTGGAAAACTTGGGGGAAGGAGTGTTTGGTGTGGTGCAGCTGTGTGAGGTGAAGGATGCTGCTGGGGTCGGGTGTCGGAGATTGGCCATGAAAAGTTTAAAAGTTGGTGCAAGTGAAGGTGCCAAAGATGACTTTAGAAAAGAGTGTCGCCTTCTTAGCCGAGTTGATAACCCAAACATTGTgaaggtgctgggtgttgtgagtaCTTCTGAGCCgctctgtgtgttgctggagtacaCGGACTACGGCGACCTTTACCAGTTCCTTCGTGTACACTTGACGGAAGGTGTATCCACTCTTCCGTTCACTACGACTCCTGCAACGATAAGTGAGCCACCAGTCTTAAGCTACGGTGcacttatatatattgtgacgcagATCGCATCAGGGATGAAGTACCTGGAGGCACTCAACGTCGTCCACCGAGACCTGGCGACACGGAACTGTCTAGTCGGCAGCGGACTCACTCTCAAGATTACAGACTTCGGAATGAGTAGACCTTTATACACCAGCGACTATTACCGTCTGAGTGGCAGCCGCGCTCTCCTGCCCATCAGATGGATGGCGTGGGAGTCGATCCTGCAGGGACGGTTTTCTACCAAGAGCGACGTGTGGGCGTTCGGAGTGACGTTGTGGGAGATTTTAATGATGGGTCGCCGCCAGCCTTACGACGAACTGAGCGACGATGGTGTCTTGGAGAACGTAGCCCACTGCTACCACGGCGACGGGTCGGGCATGATAGTGCTGCCTCAGCCACCACTCTGCCCCCGTGACCTGTACGAGATGATGACCGCCTGCTGGAGACCAAACGATCGCCAGCGACCTCCCTTCTGGGAGATCCTCATGTTTCTCCAGCGTAAGAACCTCGGCTACACGCTCGACTATCTCCAGTGA